The Corynebacterium felinum DNA segment TTTGTGGGGAAGTGTTTTTCTCACCGACCACGGTGAGCATCAATTGTGCCCTCATCAACAGTTGCGCACTTCCTTCTCAAGGTCCCTCTAGGCGCCGCGTCGCGCGGCACGAGAACATCGCAAAGGATGGTAACTACTATGACCACTCCACATACCCCCAAGCCAGGCCCTCGCCCAGGCCCACTTCCCGGCCCACGCCCCGGCGCCACAGCTGTACCTGCAGCACGGAAGCCCGCCTCCGACCCCTCCCAATGGGGCCGTGTCGAACCTGACGGAAGCGCATACGTGACCACCCCCGAAGGCGAACGCCTCATCGGATCTTGGCAAGCAGGCACCCCAGAAGAGGGCCTCGCACACTACGGGGCACGCTACGATGATCTCGCCACCGAAGTGGGATACCTCGAAACCCGCCTGAGCACCCACCCCAACGAAGCAGCACACGTGAAAGAGAAGGCACAAGAAATCCTCGCCTCCCTCGACACCGTCGCCGTCATTGGCGATATCGCCTCCCTCGACACTCGCCTCAAAGCAGTCGTCGACAGTGCTGACGAAGCTGGACAAAAGGCCAAGGAAGAAAAACAAGCGCGTCGCCAAGAAGCGATCGCACGCAAAGAAGCACTTGCCACCGAGGCCGAAGAGATCGCCGAAAAGTCCACCGACTGGAAGCGCGCCGGGGATCGCATCCGCGAAATCCTCGACGAGTGGAAAACCATCCGTGGCATCGACCGCAAAACCGACGACGCATTGTGGAAGCGCTACTCACGTGCACGTGATGCCTTCAACCGTCGTCGCGGTGCCCACTTCGCCGAACTCGACCGGGGCCGCGCCGCTGCCCGCAAGATCAAGGAAGAACTGGTAGCCAAAGCTGAAGAGCTGAAGGTTTCCACCGAGTGGAATGACACCGCACGCGCCTTCCGCGACCTCATGGACAAGTGGAAAGCCGCAGGCCGCGCCCCACGCGAGATCGACGACAAACTATGGGAGGCATTCAAAGCCGCCCAAGACTACTTCTTCGCATCCCGCAACGCCGAAGCCACCGAACGCGACCGCGAATTCGAAGCCAACGCCGAAGCTAAAGATGCACTCATCGCCGAATACGCACCACAAATCGACCCCGCCACAGATCTTGACGGCGCACGCGCAAAACTGCGTGAACTACAAGAAAAGTGGGAAGAAATCGGCTTCGTTCCTCGCAACCGCGTACGCGAATTCGAAGACAAACTCAGCAAGATCGAAGCTACTGTCTCAAGCGCCGCCGAAGCACAATGGCGCCGCACCGACCCTGAAGCCCAAGCACGAGCAGCACAGTTCATTGCCAAGGTGAAAGAATTCACCGAAGCAGCACAGGCTGCCGAAGCCAAGGGGAAGACCAAGGATGCGGAAAAGCTACGCGCACAAGCCGCACAGTGGCAAGAATGGGCAGACGCTGCCATTAACGCAGTAGAATCCCGCTAAACCCCCGTTTCTTCCTTGAAAATAAGACGGTTATGATGATCCATCATGACCGTCTTTTTCCAATTCGAAACCCCCGCCATCGAAACCACCCACTTCACACCCACCAACG contains these protein-coding regions:
- a CDS encoding DUF349 domain-containing protein — translated: MTTPHTPKPGPRPGPLPGPRPGATAVPAARKPASDPSQWGRVEPDGSAYVTTPEGERLIGSWQAGTPEEGLAHYGARYDDLATEVGYLETRLSTHPNEAAHVKEKAQEILASLDTVAVIGDIASLDTRLKAVVDSADEAGQKAKEEKQARRQEAIARKEALATEAEEIAEKSTDWKRAGDRIREILDEWKTIRGIDRKTDDALWKRYSRARDAFNRRRGAHFAELDRGRAAARKIKEELVAKAEELKVSTEWNDTARAFRDLMDKWKAAGRAPREIDDKLWEAFKAAQDYFFASRNAEATERDREFEANAEAKDALIAEYAPQIDPATDLDGARAKLRELQEKWEEIGFVPRNRVREFEDKLSKIEATVSSAAEAQWRRTDPEAQARAAQFIAKVKEFTEAAQAAEAKGKTKDAEKLRAQAAQWQEWADAAINAVESR